The nucleotide sequence CCGGGCGCTGTCGGTACTCGGGTCGAGGGAGGGCCGCCGCGAGGTCTACCGGACGATCACCGCACGGGCCGGCTACGACCTGCTGCCCGCATCGAGCTGGTTGCTGCTGCGGATCCGGCGGTACGGCTGGACCGAACCCGCCGTGCTCGCGGAACGCAGCACCGTTCCGCTCGACATGATCATGGCCGCGACCCGGCAGGTGGAGGGGCGCCGCCTTGCCCGCCGCGACGGCATCGACCTCGTCCTCACCGACACCGGCCACGAGGCCGCCGACAAGCTGGCCAAGGCCCGTGAGGACTCCCTCGCCGAACTCCTCGGCGACTGGTGGGGCCCCGACCGCCCCACCGACCTCGTGCGTCTCGTCGAGGAACTCAACGACGAGCTGTGCGGCTCGGACGCGGAACGCCCGCACGACGGCGGAGCGATCACCCGACGGCCGCAGGCCACGACGAAGTCCGGTACGCCGCCGCCCACTCCGCCCACGCCCCCTACGGCTCCCACGTCTACGTCTACGCCAGTCTCTTCGTGAACCAGTGGTCGGCGTACTCGTCGTCGTTGTGCGGGGCGCTCTCCTCGTAACCGAGCAGGGCGTAGAGCGCGCGGGCCTCCACCAGGTCGCCGCGGGTGTCGAGGACGATCCGCTCGGCGCCGAGTGCGCGGGCCGCGTCCTCGGCCGCCGTCACCAGGAGCGCGGCACCGCCCTTGCCGCGTGCCTCCGTCAGCACGAAGACCCGCTTCAGCTCGGCCGTCGTGGCGTCCATCAGCCGTACCCCGGCGGTGCCGACGGGTACGCCCCCGTACCGCGCCACCAGCAGCGTCCCGCCCGGCGGTGCCAGATACTCCCCGGTGTCCGCGGCGACCTCCCGCTCCAGCTCCTCCGGGTCCGTGGCGTGTCCCTCGTGCAGCAGATACCAGCGGTCGCTGACCTCGGTGTAGTACGCCCGCCACAGGGCGGTGGCGAGGGGGGAGTCGTAGGGCTCCTCGTCCACGGACCAGACGCTGGTCGTGGGGGTCGTGTGGCTCTCGCGGCTCTCGTGGGTCATACGGGTCATGGCGGTCATTGTCGGGAGCGGGGGCGGGTGGCCCGCAAACGATTTACGCGGTTGGTCCGTCGTCCGTCGTCCGTCTCCCATCGTCAGCCTCCCGGCGTCCTTCTTCCGTGCACTTGCCGTTTGAACGAACGGGTTCGGGCAACCCGGTGCGAAACGGCCCGATGGGGCGAGACGCCCGGGCCGAGGACTCTGGAAGGCACTCATGTCCACAGGCTTGATCATCGCTTTGATCGTGATCGTGGCGGTCGTGATCGTTGTGGCGGCCGTCCTGGCCCAGCGCGCCCGCAGGGGTACGGGTGGCGGCGGATCGCTGAAACGGCGTTTCGGACCCGAGTACGACCGGACCGTGACCCGCTATGACGGCGACGAGCGGGCTGCCGCCCGGGAACTCACGGAGCGGGTGAAGCGGCACGGCTCGATGGAGAAGCGGCCGCTGCCGAGCGCGGAGCGCGAACGCTACGAGTCCCGCTGGGCGGCCGCCCAGGAGCGCTTCGTCGACTCGCCCCGTGAGGCGGTCTCCGAGGCGGACCGGCTGCTCTCCGAGGTGGCCGGAGCACGCGGCTTCCCGGACGGCGGCCACTACGAGACCCAACTGGAGGCGCTCTCCGTCCACCACGCCCACCACGTCCACGGCTACCGCCGGGTGCACCTCGCGGCGCACACCACCGGCGACAGCGCCCAGCGCCACGCGGGCAACGGTGCCGGTCCCGGCACAGGTACCGAGGAGTTGCGCGAGGCCATGATCGACGCCCGCGCCCTGTTCGAGGACCTGGTGACACCGGACCGCCGGGACGCGCGGGCGGACCGCGACGGTACCGCCGGGCGCGAGAACCCGGCCCACGACGGCACGGCGCGACGCGACGAGCGCGACGGTACGGCCGCCGGCCGTCACCGGTCCCATCTGCCATGGGTGCCCACCAGGCGCCACGCGAAGGGGAGTTGAGGGGGATGACTGACGACGTGACCAGGGGCGACAGCATCCGGGAGCGCGGCGCGCGCGAGGCGCGGGACGCGGACCCGAGGCGTGAGGGTGTGAAGGGCGACGGGATCTCGCCGGGCACGCGGGCGACGGACCCGGCCGGCTCCGGAGGTACCGGGTCCCCGCTCGTCGCGGGCCACGACACCACGGCGGGCCGTACAGGCGGCCGCACGGACAGCCGTATGGACGGCCGCACGGACAGCCGTACCGAGGGTCGTACCGAAGGCAGGACGATGGGCGTCGCCGATGAGCCCGGCCGGGGACGCGGCGAGGACCGCGCCAAGGCCTCCGGCCCGGGCGGCTCCCACTCCGCCGGATCCCTTCTCCTGCCCCACGACGAGTGCGACAAGCTGACGTCGAGGTTGCGGCACGCGGTCGGCGAGTTCGTCGACGAGCCCCGGTCCGCCGTCGAGGAGGCGGATCACGTTCTCGAAGAGGTCACCGCCCGCTTCACCGACGCGATGACGCAGCGGCGCCGCACCCTCCGTACCTCCTGGCAGACGAGCGCCACCGACGACCGCGCGTCCGCCACCGACACCGAGCAGCTCCGCCTCGCCCTTCGCGACTACCGGGAGCTGACCGAACGGCTGCTTCGGCTCTGACGCCGACAGCGGCACCCGACGAGACCGCGCCCCGGGTCGTGCCCCGGGGCGCGGTTTCATGTCTGGGCGGAGCTGTGCGATCAGCCGCCGACGGGCCGCAGGCGCCGTATGGCGGAATCCCCCGGGCTACCGGGCGTCCTGCTCACCCGCGCGGCGCGCGGCCCATTCCCGTACGACCTCTTCCACGTCGTAGGGCTTCAGGCCCAGCGGGGGGCCCGGTGGGGGCTTGAACATCATTTCTCGGATCTTGGTGTTGATCTCGGTGATGATCTTGCGGACGACGCGTTCGGAAGGGGCCTCGGCGGCGGTCGCGAGGGCGTCTTCCGCCTCCTTGCGCAGGGCGAGCGTCGGTGGCAGGACGGACATGCCCTCGCGGGCCATCTTCCGCTTGATCCACCAGAGTTCGTCGTAGCTCGTGTCGTCGTCCCGCAGGGGTCGGCCCACGCCG is from Streptomyces sp. NBC_01314 and encodes:
- a CDS encoding GNAT family N-acetyltransferase, translated to MTHESRESHTTPTTSVWSVDEEPYDSPLATALWRAYYTEVSDRWYLLHEGHATDPEELEREVAADTGEYLAPPGGTLLVARYGGVPVGTAGVRLMDATTAELKRVFVLTEARGKGGAALLVTAAEDAARALGAERIVLDTRGDLVEARALYALLGYEESAPHNDDEYADHWFTKRLA
- a CDS encoding DUF1992 domain-containing protein encodes the protein MTERKPPGVSFESFVDKQIRDAEARGDFKALPGVGRPLRDDDTSYDELWWIKRKMAREGMSVLPPTLALRKEAEDALATAAEAPSERVVRKIITEINTKIREMMFKPPPGPPLGLKPYDVEEVVREWAARRAGEQDAR